Below is a genomic region from Actinomyces weissii.
CGGCGGCACCTCTGTCGAGGGCGTCAACCTCTGAGCCTCACCGTGTCCACGCAGCCATGGCGCTGAGCCTGAGGGCGACGACCTTTCCGGTCGTCGCCCTCATGTTCATGGGGTCCTGTACCCCTGCTGGTTTCCCAAAGCACCTGAGGCAGTGAGAGACTCCGGGCCGTGCACCCGCATGACAAGGACAGGAACATGAGCGCCCAGACCTCCGCGGCTCCTACCGGCCGTCGCCTGCAGCCAGGCAGAGGACGGTACCTGCGGCTGCTGTGGGTACTGGCTGCGGCGGTGCTGCTCCTTGACCAGCTCACTAAGGTCTGGGCGCTGGAGGCGCTGGCCGACGGCACCAGGCGGGCACTGCTGGGATCAGTGCTGGGCCTGCGCCTGGTCTTCAACCCCGGTGCCGCCTTCTCCTTCGCCAACAGCCAGACCTGGCTGCTCACCGTGGTCGCGCTGGCGGTGGTGGTCTTCGTGCTGCGTGTCTCCCGCAGGCTGGGCTCGCGGGCCTGGACGGTGGCCCTGGCCCTGGTGCTGGGGGGTGCGTCGGGCAACCTGGTGGACCGGCTGCTGCGGGCCCCCGGGGTGGGGCGCGGGCACGTCGTCGACTTTATCGACTACGGGGTGTTCGTGGGCAACGTTGCCGACATCGCCATCGTGGTGGCGGCAGCCCTGATCATGTGGCTGTCCGTGACCGGCCGGGAGCTGGAGGGTGAGGCGGCAGCCTCGGCGGCAGGGACGGGCCGCGAGGCCGCGGGCGAGGCTCCCGGCCAGGCCCGGGCGGAGGCCCGGGAGAGCGGGACGTCAGGTACGCAGGCGCAGGAGGCACAGGCACGAGGGGCCCTGAAGCAGGGGCGCCAGGCATGAGCCTGCGGGTCCTGCCGGTCCCTGACGGCCTGGTGGGGGAGCGCGTCGACGCCGCCCTGGCCCGCATGACCGGGCTGAGCCGCTCCCGGGCTGGTGAGCTCTGCGCCGCCGGGGCGGTGCGGCTGGAGGGCCGAGCCCTGGGCAAGTCCGACCGCCTGCAGGCCGGGCAGCTGCTGGAGGTGGACCTGCCCGACCCGCGGCCCTCAGGGCCCGTGGCCACGCCGGTGGAGGGCCTGGAGCTGCTCTACGAGGACGCCGACATCGTGGTGGTAGACAAGCCTGCGGGGGTGGCCGCGCACCCCTCCATGGGCTGGGACGGCCCGGACGTGCTGGGTGCCCTCAAGGCCATGCAGGTTCAGGTAGCCACCTCCGGGGCGGCTGAGCGCCAGGGCATCGTCTCCCGCCTGGACGTAGGCACCTCCGGCGCCATGGTGGTGGCTAAGGGGGAGCGGGCCTACTCGGTGCTCAAGCGCGCCTTCCGGGAGCACGCCGTCTCCAAGACCTACCACGCCCTGGTCCAAGGGCACCTGGACCCGCTGCGCGGCACCATCGACGCGCCCATCGGCCGCCACCCCAGCCGTGAGTGGAAGATGGCGATTATCGACGGCGGGCGGGAGTCCGTGACGCACTACGACGTCATTGAGGTCATGCCCGCGGCCTGCCTGGCGCAGGTGGACCTGGAGACCGGGCGCACCCACCAGATCCGCGTGCACATGGCCGCCGTCGGCCACCCCTGCGTGGGGGACGAGACCTACGGGGCGGACCCGCGCCTGACCGAGCGCACCGGTCTGCGCCGCCAGTGGCTCCACGCGGTAGAGCTGGGCCTGGCCCACCCGGTGACGGGGGAGTGGATGACCTTCACCTCCAGCTACCCCGCCGACCTGAGCCACGCCCTGGACGTGCTGCGCCTCTCCTAACCACCCCTCTTCCGCGAGACCGGGACATATGTACCGCGAGTTCGGTTAGGTCACCCTAAGCCTGTGGATATCTTTGCCGAGGCCAAGCGGCCTCCTGCCAGCGGACCTCCTCAGCACAGCAGCGGCAAGTCCTGGCAGCGGCAGGCCTCCCGGTGGCGCTCCCGCACCTAGGCTGGGAGCCTTCCCGTGCCGCAAGCAGCAAGGAGCAGCAGATGGGTGGAACCGGCGCAGCAGGCCCGCAGCAGGCAGGCAGGCCCCGGCCGCCGAAGGCGCCGGGCTGGGAGAGCGTGCGTGGGGACGAGCGCGGCACCCGGGCCGACCAGGTGCGCCAGGCAGTGGCCACCGTGCGCCTGGAGGTCTTCGTCCAGGAGCAGCAGGTGCCCCTGAGCCTGGAGATGGACGCCCGCGACGACCAGCCCACCACCATCCACCTGCTGGTTCGTGGGCAAGGTGGAGAGCCACTTGGTGCCGCCCGCCTGCTGCTGGAGCCCGAGCACCCCGGCCAGGTCCACCTGGGCCGCCTGGCCGTGCGGCGGCACGCCCGTGGTACCGGTCTGGGAGCCCGCCTGGTCACGGCCGTGGAGCAGGAGGCGCTGGCCCGCGCCACGGCCCGGCTGGGACCACAGGCCGCAGCCTGGGGCGGGGTACCAGCAGGTACCTACGGCGTCGTGGTGCTGCTCTCCGCCCAGGAGCAGGCGCTGGGCTTCTATGAGCGCTGCGGCTACCAGACAGTGAGCGGGCGCCGCTACCTGGACGCCGGTATCTGGCACCAGGACATGGCCCGGCTGCTGTGCCCGGCCTGACCCGCACCGTCCCCCGCAGGCTGGGACATACGTACCGCGAGACCGGCAAGGTCGACCTAAGCGCCTGGGGTGCCTGCTCCGTGGCGTACCGGTCTTCTCCTGGCCGTGCGCCACGGCCCTAGGATGGGCCCATGGCGGAAACCAGCAGCGCGGTCAGCCCGGACGAGGGCCCCTACGACGACTTCGTGCACCTGCACGTCCACACCGACTACTCCATGCTGGACGGTGCCGGGAAGATCAAGGACTACGTCGCGGAGGCCAAGCGGCTGGGCCAGCGGGCCCTGGCCATCACCGACCACGGCTACATGTTCGGCGCCTACGAGTTCTACGCCGAGTGCGTAAAGGCCGGCGTCAAGCCGATCATCGGGGTAGAGGCATACCTGACTCCCGGCACCTCCCGCTTTGACAAGACCCGCGTGTTCTGGGGCGACGAGTCCCAGCGCAGCGACGACGTCTCCGCCCGCGGCTCCTACACCCACATGACCCTGCTCTCCCGCAACAACGAGGGCCTGCACAACCTCATGCGCCTGGACTCCTACGCCTCCCTGGAGGGCCAGTGGGG
It encodes:
- a CDS encoding RluA family pseudouridine synthase, which produces MSLRVLPVPDGLVGERVDAALARMTGLSRSRAGELCAAGAVRLEGRALGKSDRLQAGQLLEVDLPDPRPSGPVATPVEGLELLYEDADIVVVDKPAGVAAHPSMGWDGPDVLGALKAMQVQVATSGAAERQGIVSRLDVGTSGAMVVAKGERAYSVLKRAFREHAVSKTYHALVQGHLDPLRGTIDAPIGRHPSREWKMAIIDGGRESVTHYDVIEVMPAACLAQVDLETGRTHQIRVHMAAVGHPCVGDETYGADPRLTERTGLRRQWLHAVELGLAHPVTGEWMTFTSSYPADLSHALDVLRLS
- the lspA gene encoding signal peptidase II: MSAQTSAAPTGRRLQPGRGRYLRLLWVLAAAVLLLDQLTKVWALEALADGTRRALLGSVLGLRLVFNPGAAFSFANSQTWLLTVVALAVVVFVLRVSRRLGSRAWTVALALVLGGASGNLVDRLLRAPGVGRGHVVDFIDYGVFVGNVADIAIVVAAALIMWLSVTGRELEGEAAASAAGTGREAAGEAPGQARAEARESGTSGTQAQEAQARGALKQGRQA
- a CDS encoding GNAT family N-acetyltransferase, which codes for MGGTGAAGPQQAGRPRPPKAPGWESVRGDERGTRADQVRQAVATVRLEVFVQEQQVPLSLEMDARDDQPTTIHLLVRGQGGEPLGAARLLLEPEHPGQVHLGRLAVRRHARGTGLGARLVTAVEQEALARATARLGPQAAAWGGVPAGTYGVVVLLSAQEQALGFYERCGYQTVSGRRYLDAGIWHQDMARLLCPA